Proteins from a single region of Geothrix sp. PMB-07:
- a CDS encoding NADPH-dependent FMN reductase — protein MRVLALSGSLRAQSLNARVLREAARLAPDGMDFSFWERLDDLPHFSPERDEDPLPPAVADLRARVREADALLFCTPEYIHAMPAVLKNLLEWVVSSGACVGKPTAAWSVSPSLEGGARAQASLVHTLEVMSAKVVPEASLCLTLAHSGLDGDGHLRKQEQATLLCKALRELSFHAS, from the coding sequence ATGCGCGTCCTCGCCCTGTCCGGCAGCCTCCGGGCCCAGTCCCTGAATGCCCGAGTGCTCCGCGAAGCGGCCCGGCTCGCCCCGGATGGCATGGATTTCAGCTTCTGGGAACGCCTGGATGACCTGCCCCATTTCAGTCCTGAGCGGGATGAGGATCCCTTGCCGCCAGCCGTGGCGGATCTGCGGGCCCGCGTCCGCGAGGCCGATGCGCTGCTGTTCTGCACTCCGGAGTACATCCACGCCATGCCAGCGGTGCTGAAAAACCTGCTGGAGTGGGTGGTGTCTTCTGGAGCCTGCGTGGGCAAGCCCACGGCCGCCTGGAGCGTGTCGCCCTCCCTCGAGGGCGGCGCCCGCGCCCAGGCCTCGCTGGTTCACACGCTGGAAGTCATGTCGGCGAAGGTCGTGCCAGAAGCCTCGCTCTGCCTCACCCTGGCCCACTCAGGGCTCGATGGGGATGGACACCTGCGGAAGCAGGAGCAGGCCACCCTGCTATGCAAGGCCTTGCGGGAACTTAGCTTCCATGCGTCCTGA